In Fluviicola taffensis DSM 16823, the following are encoded in one genomic region:
- a CDS encoding sensor histidine kinase, producing the protein MKHTKTSHISLLGQFVLNCMLILSVAGICYYFNDLFNYKIVALILLMTVSLSAMVFNIWPVLLGATLSAFIWNFFFIEPLFNIHINQAEDFLTFLMYFFIAFINAVLTFQIRRAEKKARNKEEKEKEVKLYNTLFNSLSHELKTPLSTILGSVDMLKENRSKLTSEQEVELLHAIDKSSLRLQRQVENLLNMSRLENDMLQLKLDWTDMNEVVHQLIQRHSEFKNHPIVYQSNDSLPLMKVDSGILETVLDNIIHNAIQYTPSNSSIEIILRSENNWCILEISDAGPGFPLESLPNVFDKFYRLPESKAGGTGLGLSIVKGFIEAHQGTVTVRNRLEGGAQFLITLPVEVSFMNNLNNE; encoded by the coding sequence TTGAAACATACAAAAACCAGTCATATTTCTTTGCTTGGACAATTCGTTTTGAATTGTATGCTTATTCTTTCCGTAGCAGGAATTTGTTACTATTTCAATGATTTGTTTAATTATAAGATTGTTGCATTAATCTTATTGATGACTGTCTCACTTTCCGCGATGGTTTTTAATATTTGGCCGGTTCTGCTGGGTGCAACATTGAGTGCATTTATTTGGAACTTCTTTTTTATAGAGCCACTGTTCAACATTCATATCAACCAAGCTGAGGATTTCTTAACCTTTCTCATGTATTTTTTTATCGCTTTTATCAATGCTGTTCTGACATTTCAAATCCGGAGAGCGGAAAAAAAAGCACGAAACAAGGAAGAAAAAGAGAAAGAAGTGAAATTGTACAATACTTTGTTCAATTCACTATCTCATGAATTAAAAACACCACTTTCAACCATCTTAGGTTCAGTGGATATGTTGAAGGAAAACCGCTCAAAATTGACTTCCGAACAAGAGGTAGAACTGCTTCATGCGATAGATAAATCGAGTTTGCGCTTACAACGTCAGGTGGAGAATTTGTTAAATATGAGCCGACTCGAAAATGATATGCTACAGTTAAAATTGGACTGGACAGATATGAATGAAGTTGTACATCAACTGATTCAAAGACATTCGGAATTTAAGAATCATCCAATCGTTTATCAATCGAATGATTCCTTGCCTTTGATGAAAGTTGATTCTGGGATTTTGGAAACTGTTTTAGATAACATTATCCATAATGCCATTCAATATACACCGTCAAATTCCTCCATTGAGATTATCCTTCGTTCTGAAAATAACTGGTGTATTCTGGAAATTTCCGATGCAGGACCAGGTTTTCCATTAGAATCACTACCCAATGTCTTCGATAAATTCTATCGTCTTCCTGAATCAAAGGCTGGAGGAACAGGACTTGGATTATCGATTGTGAAGGGATTTATCGAAGCGCATCAAGGAACAGTTACTGTTAGGAATCGATTAGAAGGCGGAGCACAATTTTTGATTACTTTACCAGTAGAAGTATCTTTTATGAATAATTTGAACAATGAATAA
- a CDS encoding alpha/beta hydrolase, with translation MHKLISLIAIVLFVLQVSAQMDDKFYYPSHEWKQIDSLKVKIFTKKMDEDEITAYLISPDKKPKATIIYFHGAGGNVSTYIPLIKSLVKDGFQVFMVDFRGYGKSTGKPTHLNIESDGQKILDFSLTQKAIKNTNILLYGASMGTQIATHLAALNESKISGLILDGTISSFTDIASAYSPPEQKEMIEKFVTSPYSAKEDIKKLVKIPVLFIHSKEDEDVPFSQYELVEANCTTKHESLIYTGKHLECPLLETEVFLAKVNYILSNK, from the coding sequence ATGCATAAGCTAATTTCTTTAATCGCTATTGTACTATTTGTTCTGCAGGTATCTGCGCAAATGGATGATAAATTCTATTATCCGTCCCATGAATGGAAGCAGATTGATTCTCTGAAAGTAAAGATTTTTACAAAAAAAATGGATGAAGATGAGATTACTGCATATTTGATTTCTCCAGACAAAAAACCAAAAGCAACCATCATTTATTTTCATGGTGCAGGAGGGAATGTTTCAACGTATATTCCTTTGATAAAATCATTGGTGAAAGATGGATTCCAGGTATTTATGGTTGATTTCAGAGGATATGGAAAGTCTACGGGGAAACCCACCCATCTCAATATCGAATCAGACGGTCAAAAAATTTTGGATTTTTCCTTGACTCAAAAAGCAATTAAAAACACCAACATCCTTTTGTATGGAGCTTCTATGGGAACTCAAATTGCAACTCATTTGGCAGCTTTAAATGAATCGAAAATTAGTGGATTGATACTAGATGGAACCATTTCATCATTTACTGATATAGCTTCAGCTTATTCGCCTCCAGAACAAAAAGAAATGATTGAGAAGTTTGTTACTTCTCCATATTCCGCAAAAGAAGATATCAAGAAACTAGTCAAAATTCCAGTCTTGTTCATTCATTCCAAAGAGGATGAAGATGTTCCTTTTTCACAGTATGAATTGGTTGAAGCAAATTGTACAACGAAGCACGAAAGCTTAATTTATACGGGAAAACACCTCGAGTGTCCTTTGTTAGAAACAGAGGTTTTTTTAGCAAAGGTGAATTATATTTTATCCAATAAGTGA
- a CDS encoding tetratricopeptide repeat protein, which translates to METGPINEQANLLHLEAREAGQAGNYQLAIEKLLEAMKIEPLWAYPVYDLAFTYLLMGDFDNALKYYQETDTLEPDGFFTTKTAIYTLEGEKVGLFPEGLYTFYMQIEWTEEPEKKYHIAKQIVDNVPSFAPAWKDIAYLQSEPEERMYSIEKGLAGNPDRETKGILLLNKAMMLSESGDKETAKKLLAEIIESQETTMSNSAIAKVALKSIGDN; encoded by the coding sequence ATGGAAACTGGACCAATCAATGAGCAAGCAAACCTACTGCATTTAGAAGCGAGAGAAGCCGGACAAGCTGGAAATTATCAATTGGCAATTGAAAAATTGCTTGAAGCGATGAAAATTGAACCTTTGTGGGCTTATCCAGTTTATGATCTGGCGTTTACTTACTTACTCATGGGAGATTTTGACAATGCTTTAAAGTATTACCAGGAAACGGACACTTTGGAACCAGATGGTTTTTTCACCACGAAAACAGCGATTTATACCTTGGAAGGAGAAAAAGTTGGATTGTTTCCAGAAGGACTGTATACGTTTTACATGCAGATTGAGTGGACAGAAGAACCAGAAAAGAAATATCATATTGCAAAACAAATTGTTGACAATGTACCCTCATTTGCACCAGCTTGGAAAGACATTGCTTACTTGCAGTCAGAGCCAGAAGAACGCATGTATTCCATCGAAAAAGGTCTTGCTGGAAATCCAGATCGCGAAACGAAAGGAATTTTGTTGCTAAACAAAGCAATGATGTTAAGCGAGAGTGGAGATAAAGAAACAGCTAAGAAATTACTGGCTGAAATCATAGAGTCACAAGAAACAACGATGTCGAATAGTGCCATTGCGAAAGTGGCGTTAAAATCTATCGGAGACAATTAA
- a CDS encoding GNAT family N-acetyltransferase, with product MNKISWQPILENELVLLRPLEAWDHDELFDVASDPLLWEQHPSNDRYKPEVFMMFFEEALAGSLTFVIIDKPTQKIIGSSRYYDLDLDNHSVKIGYSFLGRDYWGGKYNFAHKKLLIDYAFQFLNRVFFEIGETNFRSQKGTEKLGIEKVNHFLKEVNGEQFPYITYVLTKEKWEGQS from the coding sequence ATGAATAAAATTTCTTGGCAACCAATTTTAGAAAATGAATTGGTGCTTTTGCGCCCATTAGAGGCATGGGATCACGACGAGTTATTTGATGTTGCTTCTGATCCATTGTTATGGGAGCAACACCCATCGAATGATCGTTACAAACCAGAAGTCTTCATGATGTTTTTTGAGGAGGCGCTTGCAGGCAGTCTTACTTTTGTGATTATTGACAAACCAACTCAAAAAATCATTGGAAGTTCTCGCTACTATGATCTTGATTTGGATAACCATTCTGTGAAAATTGGGTATTCATTTTTAGGACGCGATTACTGGGGAGGAAAGTACAATTTTGCACACAAAAAATTGCTTATTGACTATGCCTTTCAATTTTTAAATCGAGTTTTTTTCGAAATTGGGGAAACAAATTTTAGGTCTCAGAAAGGAACGGAAAAGTTGGGTATTGAGAAAGTAAATCATTTTTTGAAAGAAGTAAATGGTGAACAGTTTCCATACATCACTTACGTTCTAACAAAGGAAAAATGGGAAGGTCAATCATAA
- a CDS encoding GNAT family N-acetyltransferase, whose protein sequence is METISWQPVLENELVLLRPLERSDYEELYQVASDPLIWEQHPVYSRHKREEYNSFFEESLDSGKSLVLIDKETNKIFGSTRYYDFDAENSSIKIGGTFLDRAHWGGTYNFANKQLLIDYAFQFVDKVIFEIAEENIRSQKGTARFGVEEGEHFLKDIGGEKFPYVSYQVNPEKWEEAKQVFVLNHK, encoded by the coding sequence ATGGAAACGATTTCATGGCAACCAGTATTGGAAAATGAGTTAGTACTTCTTCGTCCGTTGGAACGCTCAGATTACGAAGAATTGTATCAAGTAGCTTCAGATCCATTGATTTGGGAACAGCATCCAGTATATAGTAGACACAAACGAGAAGAATACAATTCCTTTTTTGAAGAATCGTTAGATTCAGGAAAGAGTTTGGTACTCATCGATAAAGAAACCAATAAAATTTTTGGAAGTACCCGATATTATGATTTTGATGCAGAAAATTCTTCCATCAAAATTGGAGGTACTTTTTTAGATCGTGCCCATTGGGGAGGAACTTATAATTTTGCAAACAAACAATTATTGATTGATTATGCATTCCAGTTCGTGGACAAAGTAATCTTTGAAATTGCAGAAGAAAATATCCGTTCTCAAAAAGGAACAGCGAGATTTGGAGTTGAAGAGGGTGAACACTTTTTAAAAGACATTGGGGGAGAGAAATTTCCATATGTGTCTTATCAAGTGAATCCAGAAAAATGGGAGGAAGCAAAACAGGTATTTGTCCTTAATCATAAGTGA
- a CDS encoding LLM class flavin-dependent oxidoreductase encodes MKKITYSVLDLSMITKDGNAATAIERTVDLAQHAEKLGYERVWLAEHHNMEFIASSATSVLIGHVAAKTSKIRVGSGGIMLPNHAPLAIAEQFGTLETMYPNRIDLGLGRAPGTDQQTAAALRRGDLNTAYQFPNDVVALQKFFSEGNKTAAVRAFPAEGLDIPIWILGSSTDSAYLAAEMGLPYAFASHFAPKQFKIATQIYRNNFRPSPYLDKPYVLACVNGIAADTIEEAELLSMSLYKMFSGILTNARQPLSPPIPNLLKTWPQDLLDAVLPMTACSFIGDKDSLIEQFSDFADEHQVDEFMITGNIYDNEKRLKSYGILAEVFETINRS; translated from the coding sequence ATGAAAAAAATTACATATTCCGTCTTGGATTTATCCATGATTACCAAAGACGGCAACGCAGCGACAGCCATTGAAAGAACAGTAGATTTAGCACAACACGCAGAAAAATTAGGATACGAACGAGTTTGGCTTGCAGAACACCACAACATGGAATTCATCGCGAGTTCAGCAACTTCCGTATTGATTGGCCACGTAGCAGCTAAAACAAGCAAAATTAGAGTGGGTTCGGGTGGAATTATGCTTCCAAATCACGCGCCTTTGGCAATTGCCGAACAATTTGGAACTTTGGAAACGATGTATCCCAATCGCATTGATTTGGGGTTAGGAAGAGCTCCAGGAACAGATCAACAAACTGCAGCTGCATTGAGAAGAGGAGACTTGAATACAGCTTACCAATTTCCAAATGATGTAGTTGCACTTCAGAAATTTTTCAGTGAAGGGAATAAAACTGCGGCAGTTCGTGCATTTCCTGCAGAAGGATTAGATATCCCCATTTGGATTTTAGGATCGAGTACAGATAGCGCATATTTAGCTGCAGAAATGGGACTTCCTTATGCATTTGCTTCACATTTTGCTCCCAAACAATTCAAAATTGCCACACAGATTTATCGAAATAATTTTCGACCTTCTCCATATTTGGACAAACCGTATGTTTTGGCGTGTGTAAATGGAATTGCAGCTGATACCATTGAGGAAGCAGAATTGTTATCCATGAGTTTGTATAAAATGTTCTCGGGAATTTTGACCAATGCACGTCAACCGCTTTCCCCACCAATTCCGAATTTATTAAAAACGTGGCCGCAAGATTTGTTGGACGCCGTTCTTCCCATGACAGCTTGCTCGTTCATCGGAGATAAAGATTCGTTGATTGAACAGTTTAGCGATTTTGCAGATGAACACCAAGTGGACGAATTTATGATTACAGGAAATATTTACGACAATGAAAAACGATTGAAATCGTATGGGATTTTGGCGGAAGTTTTTGAAACAATTAATCGGTCATAA
- a CDS encoding DUF4442 domain-containing protein gives MRTIFKTNKRESTLSKSKRIGFNFFPAYRRTGGRVVFLSDDWLEVHVQLKLSLRTKNYVGSVFGGSIYGSLDPIYMAQLINILGKDYVVWDKAATVKFIRPIKKKVFARFVILDESVKHIIETVKEHGKCVIDFDTRFEDETGIIYAEVNKILYIADKQFYKSKKNG, from the coding sequence ATGAGAACAATTTTTAAAACCAATAAGCGAGAAAGCACTCTTTCTAAAAGCAAACGGATTGGCTTTAATTTCTTTCCGGCATATAGAAGAACAGGTGGGAGGGTTGTTTTTTTATCGGATGATTGGTTAGAAGTTCATGTTCAGTTGAAATTAAGTTTGCGTACAAAAAATTACGTAGGTTCTGTTTTCGGAGGAAGTATTTATGGTTCACTGGATCCTATTTACATGGCTCAATTAATCAATATTTTGGGAAAAGACTATGTTGTTTGGGATAAAGCAGCAACAGTTAAGTTCATCAGACCTATCAAGAAAAAGGTATTTGCCCGATTCGTAATTTTAGATGAGTCAGTAAAACACATTATTGAAACAGTAAAAGAACATGGAAAATGTGTCATTGATTTTGATACACGTTTTGAAGATGAAACTGGAATCATTTACGCCGAAGTGAATAAAATACTTTATATCGCTGATAAACAGTTTTATAAGTCAAAAAAGAATGGATAA
- a CDS encoding WG repeat-containing protein: MIHKKLFIAITFLANTLLLQAQTLIVQVKPAGSKTWGYAGIDGKLIIPAQHEKCHPFSSNGYAVVFNAKARQYQFIDMDNKQLVAEQPKFAIKDGLGFAVSGFQDGLALLQLENRKWGYMNAEGKMVIPAIYDDGNDFNGGFAAVKKGKEFLVINKSGVEKAIEVPAIDVRDFSEGLAPIKIADNKMGFINEDGKIAIQPQFEGVGYFKNGIAWAKTFDKKVGYIDKSGKWVIEPQFEAAKDFDKVSGLARVKKSEKWCYVNKDGDIITIDDTLVWGDFSEGLAEGKKGSQKGFYDKTGEWVIEPKFEDVRDFHNGYAAAKLNGKWGLIDKSGTWVIEPTLDSIKDVALVKK, translated from the coding sequence ATGATTCATAAAAAACTATTCATTGCGATTACATTTCTTGCGAATACACTTTTACTTCAAGCTCAAACATTAATCGTCCAAGTAAAACCCGCTGGAAGTAAAACTTGGGGGTATGCAGGAATTGATGGAAAACTAATTATTCCAGCTCAACACGAAAAGTGCCATCCATTTTCTTCCAATGGATATGCTGTCGTTTTTAATGCGAAAGCGCGCCAATATCAGTTTATTGATATGGATAATAAACAATTAGTTGCTGAACAACCCAAGTTTGCTATTAAGGATGGATTGGGTTTTGCTGTAAGTGGTTTTCAAGATGGATTAGCATTGCTACAACTTGAAAATAGAAAATGGGGCTATATGAACGCTGAAGGGAAAATGGTCATCCCAGCGATATATGATGATGGAAATGATTTCAATGGTGGGTTTGCTGCCGTGAAAAAAGGAAAGGAGTTTTTAGTAATCAATAAATCGGGAGTTGAAAAGGCAATTGAAGTTCCAGCAATTGATGTAAGAGATTTCTCAGAAGGTTTGGCTCCAATAAAAATTGCTGACAATAAAATGGGATTCATTAATGAGGATGGAAAAATTGCCATACAACCGCAATTTGAAGGTGTAGGATATTTTAAAAATGGAATTGCATGGGCAAAAACGTTTGATAAAAAAGTAGGGTATATCGACAAAAGTGGAAAATGGGTTATTGAACCACAGTTTGAAGCAGCAAAAGATTTTGATAAAGTAAGTGGACTTGCTCGTGTGAAAAAATCAGAAAAGTGGTGTTATGTGAATAAAGATGGAGACATAATCACGATTGATGATACATTGGTTTGGGGTGATTTCTCAGAAGGACTTGCTGAAGGAAAAAAAGGATCCCAGAAAGGGTTTTACGATAAAACTGGCGAATGGGTAATTGAACCGAAATTTGAAGATGTGCGTGATTTTCACAACGGTTATGCAGCTGCAAAATTGAATGGAAAATGGGGGTTGATTGATAAGTCAGGTACTTGGGTTATTGAACCAACATTAGATTCAATCAAGGATGTGGCGTTGGTGAAGAAATAA
- a CDS encoding response regulator yields MNKAEILVIDDEPQIRKLLEITLESNDYKILLAETAKEGMLKAANHPPELIILDLGLPDKSGHEVINELRTWYSKAIIVLSVQDSEEDIVKALDEGATDYLTKPFRNAELLARIRSAIRRNHTSNTKTVLELGDLELDLPARVLKKKGEIVKLTSTEFNLMALFFAHEGRALTHQFILKEVWGVGYQTEIQYLRVFMNTLRRKIEDNPNHPEHIITQSRVGYRFS; encoded by the coding sequence ATGAATAAAGCGGAAATCCTGGTCATCGATGACGAACCTCAGATTCGTAAATTGCTCGAAATAACTCTTGAAAGTAACGATTACAAGATTTTATTGGCTGAAACAGCAAAAGAAGGAATGTTGAAGGCCGCAAATCACCCTCCCGAATTGATTATCCTCGATTTAGGTCTTCCTGATAAAAGTGGCCATGAAGTAATCAACGAACTCAGAACTTGGTACAGCAAAGCAATCATTGTTTTGTCCGTTCAAGACTCAGAAGAAGATATCGTGAAAGCTTTGGATGAAGGAGCGACCGATTACCTCACAAAACCCTTCCGAAATGCTGAATTACTAGCTCGGATTCGCTCAGCTATTCGAAGAAATCATACTTCAAATACAAAAACGGTACTAGAATTGGGTGATTTGGAGTTGGATTTACCAGCTCGGGTTTTGAAAAAAAAAGGAGAAATTGTGAAACTTACGTCTACAGAATTTAATCTCATGGCCTTGTTTTTTGCACATGAAGGAAGGGCGTTAACACATCAATTTATCCTGAAAGAAGTTTGGGGAGTGGGTTATCAGACTGAAATCCAATATTTACGTGTTTTTATGAATACATTGCGCAGGAAAATTGAAGATAATCCCAATCACCCGGAACACATCATCACTCAAAGTAGAGTAGGATATCGTTTTTCTTAA